In Salvelinus sp. IW2-2015 linkage group LG23, ASM291031v2, whole genome shotgun sequence, a genomic segment contains:
- the LOC111950268 gene encoding rho guanine nucleotide exchange factor 2 codes for MDELRQQKLALVRNSSALQNVALRTKTPMMKERPSSAIYPSDSLRQSLLGSRRVRSGLSLSKSVSTQNLAGNLNDDSPLGLRRILSQSTDSLNFRNRAMSMESLNDEGEVYYAAMLEELEREGKDFEADSWSRAVDPSYLQTHRKDVIKRQDVIYELIQTEFHHVRTLRIMEGVFRQGMLDEVLLEPGVAHAVFPCLEQLMALHTHFLSQLMTRRTHSLAPGTSTNFTINQLGDILTEQFSGQCADEMRKAYAEFCSRHPKAVKLYKELLARDKRFQHFIRRVSRGPLLRRHGIQECILLVTQRITKYPVLIQRILDNTKGSEEEAQSLALSLSLIRDLLSSVDQQVAELERTQRLQEIRARLDPRAQAEVRGGVFRGGELLRRTLLHEGTLLWKTQGSRLKDVQVLLMTDILVFMQEKDQKYFFPCIDKPAVLSLKNLIVRDIANQERGMFLISDSTPPEMYELHGASRDDRNNWMRLIQQTVSSCPSREDFPLIETEDKALLRRLRADIQQKDREVLELLQERVTLFSDLAEVTGGGQEFTPPTNSRNIFRADTPYAPQAEYLLTDAISEVDRLSELLLGSNIELPKSNGSTNGTNGDQNHKGAPVSNGDSISVNGTHEIKGSPASKDRNGNQLQDRPLNEEVCQRLVNLSAHLHSLQAAVIHQDSVLELRLREGTGPASSGSSTPTPTPPNSFPRLCRSMSRDTGLDAGTVAAMGEMAMLQKQHDLLQEEVVRLRPLEAKLRESERARAQLEQQIRDNKGRRGRRGRRGSRGSNEDIVVDDTALEQAPAKRRGSGDGEPSPVAPLACQEPVDQLDGVQEGSEEESEEEEEEEADVVKVSPRSDSPRDLQDIPEESECGPEAQESKG; via the exons ATGGATGAGCTGAGG CAACAGAAGCTAGCCCTGGTGAGGAACAGCTCCGCGTTGCAGAACGTAGCTCTGAGGACCAAAA cccCTATGATGAAGGAGCGGCCCAGCTCAGCCATCTATCCGTCCGACAGTCTCCGTCAGTCCCTGCTGGGCTCCCGCCGTGTCCGCTCTGGCCTCTCCCTCTCCAAGAGTGTCTCCACACAAAACCTCGCAGG GAATCTGAATGACGACTCACCGTTGGGGCTGCGGAGGATCCTGTCTCAGTCCACAGACTCCCTGAACTTCAGAAACAGAGCCATGTCCATGGAGTCCCTCAACGACGAGGGGGAGGTGTACTATGCTGCCATGttggaggagctggagagggaggggaaggactTTGAGGCTGACTCATGGAGCCGGGCCGTAGACCCCTCCTACCTGCAGACGCACCGCAAAGACGTCATCAAGAGACAAGACGTCATCTATG AGCTGATCCAGACAGAGTTCCACCACGTGAGGACCCTGCGGATCATGGAGGGGGTGTTCCGGCAGGGCATGCTGGACGAGGTGCTGCTGGAGCCGGGCGTGGCGCACGCTGTCTTCCCCTGTCTGGAGCAGCTGATGGCGCTACACACGCACTTCCTTTCCCAGCTTATGACACGACGCACACACAGCCTGGCCCCCGGGACCAGTACCAACTTTACTATCAACCAACTGGGGGATATACTGACTGAACAG TTCTCAGGTCAGTGTGCAGATGAGATGAGGAAAGCCTATGCTGAGTTCTGCAGCCGCCACCCCAAAGCTGTGAAACTGTACAAGGAACTGCTGGCCAGAGACAAGAGGTTTCAGCACTTCATACgg AGGGTAAGCCGAGGGCCCCTGCTGCGTCGCCATGGCATCCAGGAGTGCATCCTGCTGGTGACTCAACGCATCACCAAATACCCTGTCCTCATCCAGCGCATCCTGGACAACACCAAGG GCAGTGAAGAGGAGGCCCAGTCCCtagccctgtccctgtctctgatCCGGGACTTGTTGAGCTCTGTGGACCAGCAGGTGGCAGAGCTGGAGCGGACCCAGAGGCTCCAGGAGATAAGGGCCAGATTGGACCCCCGGGCCCAGGCGGAGGTCAGGGGAGGGGTGTTCAGGGGAGGGGAGCTGCTCCGCAGGACGCTCCTCCACGAGGGAACGCTTCTGTGGAAGACGCAAGGATCCAGACTCAAAG ACGTGCAGGTCCTGCTGATGACAGACATCCTGGTGTTCATGCAGGAGAAAGACCAGAAGTATTTCTTCCCCTGCATA gaCAAGCCTGCAGTGTTGTCTCTGAAGAACCTGATCGTGAGGGACATTGCTAATCAGGAGCGAGGGATGTTCCTGATCAGTGACTCCACCCCCCCAGAGATGTACGAGCTGCATGGCGCCTCACGAGATGACAGGAACAACTGGATGAGACTCATACAGCAGACAGTCAGCAG ctgtCCGTCCAGAGAGGACTTCCCCCTGATAGAGACAGAGGACAAGGCCTTACTGCGCCGACTCAGAG CTGACATCCAGCAGAAGGACAGAGAGGTGCTGGAGCTCCTCCAGGAGAGAGTGACTCTGTTCTCTGACCTGGCTGAGGTCACCGGTGGGGGTCAGGAGTTCACGCCCCCCACCAACTCTAGGAACATCTTCCGGGCCGACACCCCCTATGCACCACAGGCAGAATACCTACTCACCGACGCCATCTCAGAGG TTGACAGGCTGAGTGAGTTGCTGCTGGGCTCCAACATAGAGCTTCCCAAGTCCAACGGTAGCACCAACGGTACCAATGGTGACCAGAACCACAAAGGGGCGCCAGTGAGCA ATGGAGATTCGATCTCCGTCAACGGGACTCATGAAATCAAAGGAAGTCCAGCGTCCAAG GACAGAAATGGTAACCAGCTACAGGACAGACCCCTAAATGAGGAGGTGTGTCAGAGGCTTGTGAACCTCAGTGCTCATCTCCACTCTCTACAG gccGCCGTCATTCACCAGGACTCTGTTCTCGAGCTCCGCCTTCGTGAGGGCACCGGCCCTGCCTCTTCAGGTTCCTCCACTCCCACCCCCACTCCTCCAAACTCCTTCCCCAGGCTGTGCCGTTCCATGTCACGTGACACAGGTCTGGATGCGGGCACGGTGGCAGCCATGGGGGAGATGGCCATGCTCCAGAAGCAGCATGATCTGCTGCAGGAGGAGGTGGTGAGGCTGCGCCCCCTGGAGGCCAAgctgagggagagcgagagggccAGGGCTCAGCTGGAGCAGCAGATCAGGGACAATAAGGGCAGGAGGGGCAGGAGGGGCAggagaggcagcagaggcagCAACGAAGACATCGTGGTGGATGATACAGCCTTAGAGCAG GCTCCTGCTAAAAGAAGAGGAAGTGGTGATGGCGAGCCCAGCCCTGTCGCCCCATTGGCCTGTCAGGAACCAGTGGACCAATTGGACGGCGTACAGGAAGGYAGTGAGGAGGAgtcggaggaggaggaagaggaagaggcggATGTAGTGAAGGTTTCACCACGCTCTGACAGTCCAAGAG ATCTCCAGGATATCCCTGAGGAGAGCGAGTGCGGACCGGAAGCGCAGGAATCCAAAGGCTGA
- the LOC111950288 gene encoding annexin A2-B-like, whose product MVDYQLIDQDVKALNDAVNGKKKDPAPWIQVLTTRDSNHLNRVLSRLEDLRGETVDKTVQSHFSGDLRLGFRTLGKK is encoded by the exons ATGGTTGATTATCAGCTCATTGACCAGGATGTTAAG gctCTGAATGATGCTGTGAATGGTAAGAAAAAGGACCCAGCCCCCTGGATTCAGGTGTTAACCAcgagagactcaaaccatctcaaCAGAG tgCTATCCAGGTTGGAGGATCTGAGAGGGGAAACTGTGGATAAAACAGTACAGAGTCACTTCTCTGGGGACCTGAGGCTTGGCTTCCGCACTCTAGGTAAGAAATAG